One genomic window of Bacteroidota bacterium includes the following:
- a CDS encoding YceI family protein — translation MKKYIIAILSMTLFSLNILSQQVYIAKNGNINFISETSIENISAKNNQVVSFLKTKKGEINFGVLIKSFKFKNALMEEHFNENYMESDKFPKAKLNGHITNIKDINFGKEGIYSGIIEGKLNIHGISHEINATAQIEVLDKNIAASSTITVKPEDYNIEIPDLVKDKIAETITIKIDIIYEPYEK, via the coding sequence ATGAAAAAGTATATAATAGCCATACTCTCAATGACTTTATTTAGTTTAAATATTCTTTCTCAACAAGTTTATATTGCTAAAAACGGAAATATAAATTTCATTTCTGAAACTTCTATTGAAAATATTAGTGCTAAAAATAATCAAGTCGTTAGCTTTTTAAAAACAAAAAAGGGAGAAATAAATTTTGGAGTTTTAATTAAGTCATTCAAATTTAAAAATGCTCTGATGGAAGAACATTTTAACGAAAATTATATGGAAAGTGATAAATTTCCTAAAGCCAAATTGAATGGCCATATCACTAATATTAAAGATATTAACTTCGGGAAAGAAGGAATTTATTCTGGCATTATTGAAGGAAAACTTAATATTCATGGCATTTCCCACGAAATAAACGCTACAGCACAGATAGAAGTATTGGATAAAAATATAGCAGCAAGCTCCACAATTACAGTAAAACCAGAAGATTATAATATTGAAATTCCTGATTTAGTGAAAGATAAAATTGCAGAAACAATAACAATTAAAATAGATATTATTTACGAACCCTACGAAAAATAA